From the Heliangelus exortis chromosome 25, bHelExo1.hap1, whole genome shotgun sequence genome, one window contains:
- the CD34 gene encoding hematopoietic progenitor cell antigen CD34, with protein sequence MLLFLGSLTMLKWRQLFWIALCVLELSGNASGSPTDTPTLTATEMKSTSSKAATGATETPRNSGAPSSAQTTSATSVSSTSLELSSEQPSLQPSSAPPQPPGTPSEPAHSSQELSTAESPEEDPSTTAETLRSTVALENPPASSERPPTSAATTPLHPGRDSPKPITCHNIKEVSDTGAICLQLNESNTCKHFLEMKGLELWSVICEGSTHPIPSPCQIKLAKSEVDQDCMLLILVGERDPATDVLQETHWEKFGIKSLKRGNVRNHQDFSQKTLIALVTSGLLLAFLGLAGYFLMKRRSWSPAGERLAEDPYYTENGSQGNTMLMVPPQEQPELQEKPNLNGGTQENGTGQASSKNISSARQHSPADTEM encoded by the exons atgctgcttttcctgggaaGTTTAACAATGCTGAAGTGGAGGCAGCTCTTCTGGATCGCTCTCTGTGTCCTGGAGCTCTCCG GAAATGCTTCTGGGAGCCCCACGGACACCCCCACACTGACGGCCACCGAGATGAAAAGCACCAGCAGCAAGGCAGCCACTGGAGCCACTGAGACCCCCAGAAACTCTGGagctcccagcagtgcccagacAACATCAGCAACATCTG TCAGCTCCACCTCCCTGGAACTCAGCAGTGAGCAGCCcagcctgcagcccagctcagcccccccccagccaccGGGCACCCCCTCGGAGCCAGCCCACAGCAGCCAAGAGCTCTCCACAGCCGAGAGCCCAGAGGAAGATCCCAGCACGACAGCAGAAACCCTCAGGTCCACAGTGGCTCTGGAAAACCCTCCTGCCAGCTCGGAGCGTCCTCCCACCTCAGCTGCCACCACTCCTCTGCATCCCGGCAGGGACAGCCCAAAG cCCATCACGTGCCACAACATCAAAGAAGTGAGCGACACCGGAGCCATCTGCTTGCAGCTCAACGAGTCCAACACCTGC AAACACTTTCTGGAGATGAAGGGACTGGAATTGTGGAGCGTGATCTGTGAAGGGAgcacccaccccatcccctccccctgccagaTCAAGCTGGCTAAATCTGAGGTGGACCAGGACTGCATGCTCCTCATCCTCGTCGGTGAGAGAG ATCCAGCTACAGACGTGCTCCAGGAGACTCATTGGGAAAAG tttggAATAAAATCCCTCAAGAGAGGGAACGTGAGGAACCACCAGGATTTTTCTCAGAAGACCCTGATCGCCCTGGTCACATCTGGGTTGCTGCTGGCCTTCCTGGGCTTGGCTGGCTATTTCCTgatgaagaggaggagctggagcccGGCGGGGGAGAGGCTG GCTGAAGACCCCTATTACACAGAAAACGGGAGCCAGGGAAACACGATGTTGATGGTGCCCCCCCAGGAGCAacctgagctgcaggagaagcCAAACCTCAACGGAGGGACTCAGGAGAACGGGACCGGGCAAGCATCCTCCAAAAACATCAGCTCAGCccggcagcacagccctgctgacACTGAGATGTGA